A window of the Archocentrus centrarchus isolate MPI-CPG fArcCen1 chromosome 17, fArcCen1, whole genome shotgun sequence genome harbors these coding sequences:
- the crema gene encoding cAMP-responsive element modulator isoform X1 gives MAVTGDETESAATGDIPAYQLRSPNSGLAQSIVMAASPGSMQSPSSQHAEEITRKREVRLMKNREAARECRRKKKEYVKCLENRVAVLENQNKTLIEELKALKDIYCHKAE, from the exons ATGGCTGTAACTGGGGATGAGACTGAGTCAG CCGCTACAGGAGACATCCCCGCCTACCAGCTTCGCTCACCAAACTCGGGCCTGGCTCAGAGTATTGTAATGGCTGCATCTCCAGGCAGTATGCAGAGCCCCTCGTCACAGCACGCTGAAGAGATCACCCGCAAGAGAGAGGTCCGACTGATGAAAAACAG GGAAGCAGCTCGTGAGTGTCGCAGGAAAAAGAAAGAGTATGTCAAATGTCTGGAAAATCGCGTGGCTGTGttggaaaaccaaaacaagacGCTGATTGAAGAGCTAAAAGCACTAAAGGACATTTACTGCCACAAAGCTGAGTAG
- the crema gene encoding cAMP-responsive element modulator isoform X2, with product MDNSVSSRLDGSLNDSVTDGEENHSELSPSPAAAQVSAAEESSGLVVGATGQTVQIQGVIQAPQTSVIQSPQVQTVQLATVAEPEDDESVTDTRKRREILSRRPSYRKILNELSSDSPAVPKIEEEKTEDDVPVSSTPTASIYQTSSGQYIAITQGRAIQLSSLGLQGLQEAPNLPVTSSPTPQPAAAAAAVLQCAAQPGDSPQQLFIQGGQVLIQAATGDIPAYQLRSPNSGLAQSIVMAASPGSMQSPSSQHAEEITRKREVRLMKNREAARECRRKKKEYVKCLENRVAVLENQNKTLIEELKALKDIYCHKAE from the exons ATGGATAACTCGGTATCGTCTCGGCTGGACGGCAGTTTAAATGATTCAGTGACAGATGGAGAGGAAAACCACAGCGAGCTCAGCCcttctcctgcagctgcacAG GTGTCAGCGGCAGAGGAGTCTTCTGGTCTCGTTGTTGGTGCGActggtcaaacagttcaaatcCAGGGGGTCATCCAGGCCCCGCAGACCTCTGTTATACAATCACCGCAAGTCCAGACTGTCCAG CTTGCTACTGTAGCGGAGCCGGAGGATGACGAGTCAGTAACAGACACACGGAAAAGGCGGGAGATTCTCTCCAGGCGTCCATCATATCG AAAAATTCTGAACGAGCTTTCATCTGATTCACCGGCAGTTCCTAAAATTGAAGAAGAGAAGACGGAGGATGACGTGCCAGTTTCCAGCACCCCCACAGCCTCCATCTACCAGACCAGCTCAGGACAGTACA TTGCAATCACCCAAGGGAGAGCCATCCAGTTGTCTAGCCTTGGACTTCAAGGCCTACAGGAGGCTCCAAACCTGCCAGTCACCAGTAGTCCCACCCcacagcctgctgctgctgctgctgctgtcctaCAGTGTGCAGCTCAGCCTGGAGATTCTCCACAGCAGCTCTTCATCCAGGGAGGACAGGTGCTCATCCAAG CCGCTACAGGAGACATCCCCGCCTACCAGCTTCGCTCACCAAACTCGGGCCTGGCTCAGAGTATTGTAATGGCTGCATCTCCAGGCAGTATGCAGAGCCCCTCGTCACAGCACGCTGAAGAGATCACCCGCAAGAGAGAGGTCCGACTGATGAAAAACAG GGAAGCAGCTCGTGAGTGTCGCAGGAAAAAGAAAGAGTATGTCAAATGTCTGGAAAATCGCGTGGCTGTGttggaaaaccaaaacaagacGCTGATTGAAGAGCTAAAAGCACTAAAGGACATTTACTGCCACAAAGCTGAGTAG